The Chrysemys picta bellii isolate R12L10 chromosome 5, ASM1138683v2, whole genome shotgun sequence genome includes a window with the following:
- the LOC135983738 gene encoding uncharacterized protein LOC135983738: MESSQDRKRAPAWTEREVRDLLAIWGDEAVIAELRSSKRNGKVLEKISKAMKDRGHNRDTQQCRVKIKELRQAYHKAREANGRSGAEPQTCRYYAELHAILGGAATTTPTVCYDSLTGETHREDGSGNEEDDDGGTVGSSQQQGSGETGFPNSQDMFVTLDLEPVTPELTQDPQGTQETSAANVSPSQRLVNIRKRKRKTRDEMFTELQMSAQADRAQQNAWRQSMSEMRKAQYEREERWRAESREEQSKWRAEDDRWRQLADRRQEAMLRLLEHQTDMLERMVEIQERQQEQRPPLQPLCNQQPSSPSSIASSPRRPRTRWGGLRPPSHSTPDDRPSIRRLAFNKS, encoded by the exons atggagtcctcccaggatcgcaaaagagctccagcatggaccgaacgggaggtacgagatctgctcgccatatggggagatgaagcagtgatagctgaactccgtagcagtaaaagaaatggaaaagtattagaaaagatctccaaggccatgaaggaccgaggccataacagggacacacagcagtgccgcgtgaaaattaaggagctacggcaagcctaccacaaagccagagaagcaaacggaaggtccggggcagagccgcaaacttgccgctactacgcggagctgcatgcgatcctaggcggtgcagccaccactaccccaaccgtgtgctatgactctcttactggagaaacacacagggaagacggttcggggaacgaggaagatgacgatggaggtactgtaggtagctcacagcagcaaggaagtggagaaaccggtttccccaacagccaggatatgtttgtgaccctggacctggaaccagtaacccccgaactcacccaagaccctcagggcacacaggagacctctg ctgcaaatgtttctccttcgcagaggctcgtgaacattagaaagagaaaacgtaagacgagggacgagatgttcacggagctgcagatgtccgcccaggctgatagagcacagcagaatgcgtggaggcaatcaatgtcggagatgagaaaagcccaatatgaacgagaggagaggtggcgggctgaatcgcgggaagaacagagcaagtggcgggctgaagacgataggtggcgtcagcttgcagacagacggcaagaggcaatgctccgtctgctggagcatcaaactgatatgctcgagcgtatggttgagatacaggaaaggcagcaggagcagagaccgccgctacagcccctgtgtaaccaacagccctcctccccaagttccatagcctcctcaccaagacgcccaagaacacggtgggggggcctccgtccacccagtcactccaccccagatgatcgcccaagcatcagaaggctggccttcaataagagttaa